A region of Halalkaliarchaeum desulfuricum DNA encodes the following proteins:
- a CDS encoding ATPase domain-containing protein encodes MTSQRVSTGPPGLDDILDGGLRKTHNALIRGPPGAGKTIFGLHFLSAGVDNGETSLYINLGEPGDYVKETVEHFDLNPDGIHFLDLSPSHEDFDEGENYSVFTSAEVEQPSFIEELRSSVEELQPDRVLLDPITEFRYLTTDERQFRKQILSFLDFLRDNGATVIFTSQASDSLSDDDLQFLTDTVINLETDIEGSTLFVSKFRGSSFQRGIHSYEITNDGVTVFPKLLPGTWSPQNTAETSDKLSSGIPELDQLLKGGLDPGTVTFVSGPTGTGKTTTALQFIKEAAGRGEKSVMYSFEESPGTIRKRSRSISLPIEAMLEQGTLSIEEIAPNEYTPNEFTSRLQTAVEDEGARIILIDGLQGFKQNLRGYTTDPEDVLLRIVRYLRAAGVSTIITNEVTNITGEFRVTEESVSNLADNVLFLRYVETESELGKVIGVLKMRTGDFERSLRQFEITEYGIRVGEPLEDMQGILTGTPRLQKTHRDARSGDVE; translated from the coding sequence ATGACTTCTCAAAGAGTCTCAACTGGCCCGCCGGGGTTAGACGACATCCTCGACGGGGGGTTGCGCAAAACTCATAACGCACTGATTCGAGGCCCACCGGGCGCGGGCAAGACGATTTTTGGCTTGCATTTCCTCTCTGCCGGCGTAGACAACGGGGAAACCTCACTGTACATCAACCTCGGAGAGCCCGGCGATTACGTCAAAGAGACTGTCGAACACTTCGATCTCAACCCGGACGGGATCCATTTCCTCGATCTCTCCCCGTCACACGAGGACTTCGACGAGGGCGAGAACTATTCGGTGTTCACCTCCGCGGAGGTCGAACAACCCTCGTTTATCGAGGAACTCCGTAGCTCCGTCGAGGAGCTGCAACCGGATCGAGTGCTGCTCGACCCCATTACAGAATTCCGCTATCTGACGACCGACGAACGCCAGTTCCGGAAACAGATATTGAGCTTCCTGGATTTCCTCCGGGACAACGGCGCAACGGTGATATTCACGTCTCAGGCCTCCGACTCGCTGTCGGACGACGATCTCCAGTTCCTCACTGATACGGTTATCAACCTGGAAACCGATATCGAGGGGTCGACGCTCTTTGTCTCGAAATTCCGTGGTTCGTCGTTCCAGCGTGGAATCCACTCCTACGAAATTACGAACGATGGGGTAACTGTCTTCCCGAAACTCCTGCCGGGGACGTGGAGTCCTCAGAACACGGCGGAGACATCCGACAAACTCTCCTCGGGGATCCCCGAACTGGACCAACTCCTCAAGGGCGGACTCGATCCCGGGACCGTTACGTTCGTGAGTGGACCCACCGGGACAGGCAAAACCACCACCGCGTTACAGTTCATCAAAGAGGCCGCCGGGCGCGGCGAAAAAAGTGTGATGTACTCCTTCGAGGAGTCACCAGGGACGATCCGCAAGCGCTCCCGATCAATCAGTCTTCCCATCGAAGCGATGCTCGAACAGGGAACGCTATCTATCGAGGAGATCGCTCCGAACGAGTATACGCCAAACGAGTTCACCTCGCGTCTCCAAACCGCCGTTGAAGACGAGGGGGCACGTATCATTCTGATTGACGGCCTCCAGGGGTTCAAACAGAACCTTCGCGGGTACACGACGGATCCGGAGGACGTGCTACTCCGGATCGTGCGGTATCTTCGAGCGGCAGGCGTCTCGACCATTATTACGAACGAAGTCACCAACATCACCGGCGAGTTCCGTGTCACGGAAGAGTCTGTGAGCAACCTCGCGGACAACGTTCTGTTCCTTCGATACGTGGAAACCGAAAGCGAACTCGGCAAGGTCATCGGTGTGTTGAAGATGCGGACGGGCGATTTCGAGCGGAGTCTCAGGCAATTCGAAATCACCGAGTATGGGATCCGCGTCGGCGAACCTCTCGAGGATATGCAGGGAATTCTCACCGGGACACCCAGATTGCAGAAAACACACAGAGACGCCCGGTCCGGCGATGTCGAATGA
- a CDS encoding metallophosphoesterase, which produces MLLGIVSDTHDDLDAVEASVTFFERQGVDAVVHCGDFVAPFSATPFDADFDFYAVRGNNDGEWNLQSVVDGFGTYLGEAGALSLGGREIAVYHGTSDVLVEGLVDGGTYDYVLHGHTHAHGSETRDGTVRVNPGGLPIPVEGADDVFRVATIDLDAEPGPDAVDHHVLDRS; this is translated from the coding sequence ATGCTGCTCGGAATCGTTTCGGACACCCACGACGACCTGGACGCCGTCGAAGCTTCGGTGACGTTCTTCGAACGCCAAGGGGTAGACGCTGTCGTGCACTGTGGCGACTTCGTTGCACCGTTCTCGGCGACCCCGTTCGACGCCGACTTCGACTTCTATGCGGTCCGGGGGAACAACGACGGCGAGTGGAACCTCCAGTCCGTAGTCGACGGCTTCGGCACCTACCTCGGTGAGGCGGGAGCGCTCTCCCTCGGTGGGCGCGAGATTGCCGTCTATCACGGCACCAGCGACGTGCTCGTCGAGGGATTGGTCGACGGCGGAACGTACGACTACGTCCTCCACGGCCACACCCACGCCCACGGGAGCGAGACGCGCGACGGGACCGTTCGGGTCAACCCCGGCGGGCTGCCGATCCCCGTCGAAGGAGCAGACGACGTCTTCAGGGTTGCCACGATCGATCTCGACGCGGAGCCGGGGCCGGATGCGGTCGACCACCACGTGCTGGACCGGTCGTAG
- a CDS encoding phosphoglycerate kinase produces MFRTIDDLPAEQRLLVRLDLNSPVEDGEVQDNRRFSRHARTVRELAEADHRVVCLAHQGRPGRDTFVSLSQHAEVLSEHVGREVEFVADTHGEEAQAAIEELEPGEILLLENVRMCEDELPEKDPETHATSEFVEALAPRFDAYVNDAYSAAHRKHASLVGFPLVLPAYAGRVMESEYEANTAIATREFTGPVTMVVGGTKATDVIGVMDALDDRVDRFCLGGVAGELFLRAAGHDVGYDLDDGDLYDDQWADNRETIQRVLAEKGDQITLAVDLAYAADDGERAEVPVDEIDEKTEEFLDVGAETVDRYGELIRESDAVFVKGALGVFEDERFADGTVGVLEAIAETDCFSVVGGGDTSRAIELYGLDEDDFSHVSIAGGAYIRALTGEPLPAVELLQSARNRE; encoded by the coding sequence ATGTTCCGGACCATCGACGACCTGCCGGCCGAACAGCGCCTGCTCGTCAGGCTCGATTTGAACTCGCCCGTCGAGGACGGCGAGGTACAGGACAATCGCCGGTTCTCCAGACACGCCCGGACGGTACGCGAACTCGCCGAGGCCGATCACCGGGTGGTCTGTCTGGCCCACCAGGGGCGCCCCGGCCGCGACACGTTCGTCTCGCTGTCCCAGCACGCCGAGGTTCTGAGCGAGCACGTGGGCCGCGAGGTCGAGTTCGTCGCCGACACACACGGCGAGGAGGCGCAGGCTGCGATCGAGGAGCTCGAACCTGGCGAGATCCTCCTCCTGGAGAACGTCCGGATGTGCGAGGACGAACTCCCCGAAAAGGACCCAGAAACGCACGCAACAAGCGAGTTCGTCGAGGCCCTCGCGCCGCGTTTCGACGCCTACGTCAACGACGCCTACTCCGCGGCCCACCGGAAACACGCTTCGCTGGTGGGGTTCCCCCTCGTCCTGCCCGCCTACGCGGGGCGGGTGATGGAATCCGAGTACGAGGCCAACACCGCCATCGCGACCCGCGAGTTCACGGGCCCGGTGACGATGGTGGTCGGCGGGACCAAGGCGACCGACGTGATCGGCGTGATGGACGCGCTCGACGACCGCGTGGATCGGTTCTGTCTCGGCGGCGTCGCGGGGGAACTCTTCTTGCGTGCGGCGGGCCACGACGTCGGCTACGATCTCGACGACGGCGACCTCTACGACGACCAGTGGGCGGACAACCGGGAGACGATCCAGCGGGTCCTCGCAGAGAAGGGCGACCAGATCACGCTCGCGGTCGACCTGGCGTACGCCGCCGACGACGGCGAGCGCGCCGAGGTGCCCGTCGACGAGATCGACGAAAAGACCGAGGAGTTCCTCGACGTCGGCGCCGAGACGGTCGACCGGTACGGGGAGCTGATCCGCGAGTCCGACGCGGTCTTCGTGAAGGGGGCGCTCGGCGTCTTCGAGGACGAGCGGTTCGCCGACGGGACGGTCGGCGTGCTCGAAGCGATCGCGGAGACGGACTGCTTTTCGGTCGTCGGTGGCGGGGACACCTCCCGGGCGATCGAGCTGTACGGACTCGACGAGGACGACTTCTCGCACGTCTCCATTGCCGGCGGGGCGTACATCCGTGCGTTGACCGGCGAACCGCTGCCGGCGGTGGAGCTGTTGCAGAGCGCACGCAACCGGGAGTAG
- a CDS encoding DUF5788 family protein, whose protein sequence is MDEEEREKLLRRVNRQGATVGAQTPETVTVGGEEFHLREFLIETRKVEGVPPEAQKLVKQATSELSRRREELHETLENDPLEREEAERIAEEIIGLDRAINALENLRRPTYGEQAPKASIEDHKRWLNFLESVGK, encoded by the coding sequence ATGGACGAGGAGGAACGCGAAAAGCTGCTGCGCCGCGTCAACCGCCAGGGGGCCACCGTCGGCGCGCAGACTCCAGAGACGGTCACCGTCGGCGGCGAAGAGTTTCACCTCAGGGAGTTCCTCATCGAAACCCGGAAGGTCGAGGGCGTCCCGCCGGAGGCGCAAAAGCTCGTGAAACAGGCGACGTCGGAGCTTTCCAGGCGGCGCGAAGAGTTGCACGAGACGCTCGAAAACGATCCCCTCGAGCGGGAAGAGGCCGAACGGATCGCCGAGGAGATAATCGGCCTCGATCGCGCGATCAACGCCCTCGAGAACCTGCGGCGGCCAACGTACGGCGAGCAAGCACCGAAGGCCTCCATCGAGGATCACAAACGCTGGCTGAACTTCCTCGAGTCAGTCGGCAAGTGA
- a CDS encoding sensor histidine kinase has product METDIRTGEFDCCILDRASLLDNQDALRTRKQADRIPLPVVLLVPEQRADEVVNALQRESNALDSLVDELLRMPITSLELEQRFKSVLRARNQAIRLHEGHEQLELLNRVLRHDIRNDMSVVLGWLEVLDPHVDSEGKEILDRVLNSGHHVVELTDIARNIVEAIFEGEGPSLEPVELGGLLENVIAIRKETFEKATITLQGPPPDVTVLANEMLSSVFRNLINNAVQHNDADEPSVSISTQEDDDNVRIRIADNGPGISEEHRDRIFDSDVKGLESIGTGMGLYLVTNLVEMYDGSVWIEDNDPRGVVFVVELPTIDSTMGDGNG; this is encoded by the coding sequence GTGGAGACGGATATTCGGACCGGCGAGTTCGATTGCTGTATTCTGGATCGGGCGTCACTTCTCGACAACCAGGACGCGCTTCGAACCCGAAAACAAGCGGATCGAATTCCGCTCCCGGTTGTGTTGCTCGTTCCGGAGCAACGCGCAGATGAGGTAGTCAACGCACTTCAAAGGGAGAGCAATGCCTTGGATTCACTGGTCGACGAACTGCTCCGGATGCCGATTACATCACTCGAACTGGAGCAGCGGTTCAAATCTGTGCTTAGAGCCCGTAACCAGGCGATTCGCCTGCATGAAGGACACGAGCAACTCGAACTTCTCAATCGGGTACTTCGACACGACATCCGCAACGATATGAGCGTGGTTTTGGGGTGGTTGGAGGTCCTGGATCCCCACGTTGACAGCGAAGGGAAAGAGATTCTCGACAGAGTGCTCAACTCGGGACACCACGTTGTCGAACTCACGGACATCGCCAGGAACATCGTCGAGGCGATTTTCGAGGGAGAAGGCCCCTCGCTCGAACCAGTCGAACTCGGGGGACTCCTCGAAAACGTGATCGCAATCCGAAAGGAGACGTTCGAGAAGGCGACGATAACACTACAGGGACCACCCCCGGACGTCACCGTCCTCGCCAACGAGATGCTGTCGTCCGTCTTCCGGAATCTGATCAACAACGCCGTCCAACACAACGATGCGGACGAACCGAGTGTCTCGATTTCCACCCAGGAAGACGATGACAACGTTCGCATCCGGATCGCGGATAACGGGCCCGGGATTTCTGAGGAACATCGGGACCGAATCTTCGATAGCGACGTAAAGGGATTGGAAAGTATCGGGACTGGGATGGGGCTGTACTTGGTGACGAATTTGGTCGAGATGTACGATGGCTCGGTCTGGATCGAGGATAACGATCCGCGTGGAGTTGTGTTCGTCGTGGAACTGCCCACTATCGATTCGACCATGGGGGATGGCAATGGGTAA
- a CDS encoding DNA-3-methyladenine glycosylase family protein: MESGTIDLADVDGPFDLQATLESGQSYLWDRADGRMYDSGDTTPRGGDAWYETVVPPIEGITDDRVPLRVRQVGGVRDGHLEWESTTDAVSLLSHLLRLDDDLDAIRAGAPDLPLFDRAFDAYEGMRLVRDPPFPCLVSFICSAQMRVSRIHRMQRSLAETYGDTVQFDGRTLHAFPAPEQLAARTEADLRELSLGYRAPYVRKTAGMVADGKADPREAADLPYEEARESLTRFVGVGDKVADCVLLFSLGYLEAIPLDTWIRSAIADHFPDCDRGNYADTARALRDRFGGDHAGYVQTYVFAHLRGGGD, encoded by the coding sequence ATGGAGTCGGGAACGATCGACCTCGCCGACGTGGACGGCCCGTTCGACCTGCAGGCGACCCTCGAGAGCGGCCAAAGCTACCTCTGGGACCGGGCCGACGGCCGGATGTACGACAGCGGCGACACCACACCCAGGGGTGGGGACGCGTGGTACGAGACGGTCGTCCCGCCGATCGAGGGGATCACCGACGACCGCGTCCCCCTCCGGGTGCGGCAGGTCGGCGGCGTCCGCGACGGGCACCTCGAGTGGGAGTCCACCACCGACGCCGTTTCCCTTCTCTCGCACCTGTTGCGGCTGGACGACGACCTCGACGCGATCCGGGCCGGCGCCCCCGACCTGCCGCTGTTCGACCGGGCGTTCGACGCATACGAGGGGATGCGGCTCGTCCGGGATCCCCCGTTCCCGTGTCTGGTCTCGTTTATCTGTTCGGCCCAGATGCGGGTGTCGCGGATCCACCGGATGCAACGCTCGCTGGCCGAGACGTACGGCGATACGGTGCAGTTCGACGGTCGGACGCTTCACGCGTTTCCGGCGCCCGAGCAGCTCGCTGCGCGCACCGAAGCCGACCTCCGGGAACTCTCCTTGGGCTATCGGGCGCCGTACGTCCGGAAAACAGCCGGGATGGTCGCCGACGGCAAGGCGGATCCACGCGAGGCAGCCGACCTCCCGTACGAGGAGGCCCGCGAGTCGCTCACCCGCTTTGTCGGTGTCGGAGACAAGGTCGCAGACTGCGTGCTCCTGTTCTCGCTGGGCTACCTCGAGGCGATCCCGCTTGACACCTGGATCCGGAGTGCGATCGCCGATCACTTCCCAGACTGCGACCGCGGGAACTACGCCGACACCGCGCGGGCGCTGCGCGACCGGTTCGGCGGCGATCACGCCGGCTACGTCCAGACGTACGTGTTCGCCCACCTTCGCGGCGGCGGAGACTGA
- a CDS encoding arylsulfotransferase family protein, producing the protein MDQRTRVLVVAGAVVVLAAALGVQAVAIDRGTVVEQNAEVGEPYPGNTLVGVHSWQNDGRLVEITPDGEIAWEYAIDDSRFFGIDPLREGEAAPGIEPEEDGNVVLFALGEVAQPEECPEEYLSYEASFQGTLDPHEHCVYNRVILMDRSEKEIVWEYSWYDEMIHWHEVHDAVVTEDGEVAIIDMGKNRVFTVNEAGEITWEWYAADHIDQGTEFFEEHVEGSPHVDDPDDYAKASEVDDWIHWNDIVETEDGNFHLSVRNYDMLIEVDPETDEIVDTIGQPGNHSVMQHQHNPQHLEEHGTVVIADSGNNRAVEIDADTEEIVWEYTGPEGDPLQWPRDADRLPNGNTIITDSRNNRVLEISPAGEVVWRFEDPDGEVIPLPYVADRLPVGETAGGPPGYDLDETTAADHGVTEQVREAETLARWVLPTWMHLPQILNLLGIVLGAAWLLGEGALYGWRRYRTR; encoded by the coding sequence ATGGATCAGCGGACGAGAGTCCTCGTCGTCGCCGGGGCGGTGGTGGTGCTTGCCGCCGCCCTCGGCGTGCAGGCGGTCGCGATCGACCGAGGAACGGTGGTCGAGCAGAACGCCGAAGTCGGTGAACCGTATCCCGGAAACACGCTCGTGGGTGTCCACTCCTGGCAGAACGACGGTCGGCTCGTCGAGATAACTCCCGACGGCGAGATCGCCTGGGAGTACGCGATCGACGACTCGCGGTTCTTCGGCATCGATCCGTTACGCGAAGGCGAGGCGGCCCCGGGGATCGAACCCGAGGAGGACGGCAACGTGGTGCTTTTCGCGCTCGGTGAGGTGGCCCAACCGGAGGAGTGTCCCGAGGAGTATCTCAGTTACGAGGCGTCGTTCCAGGGGACGCTCGATCCGCACGAACACTGCGTTTACAACCGGGTGATCCTGATGGATCGCTCGGAGAAGGAAATCGTCTGGGAGTACTCCTGGTACGACGAGATGATCCACTGGCACGAGGTACACGACGCCGTCGTCACCGAGGACGGCGAGGTCGCGATCATCGATATGGGGAAAAACCGCGTGTTCACCGTGAACGAGGCGGGCGAGATCACCTGGGAGTGGTACGCGGCCGACCACATCGATCAGGGGACCGAGTTCTTCGAGGAACACGTCGAAGGGAGCCCACACGTCGACGATCCGGACGACTACGCGAAGGCAAGCGAGGTCGACGACTGGATCCACTGGAACGACATCGTCGAGACCGAGGACGGGAACTTCCACCTCTCGGTGCGCAACTACGACATGCTCATCGAGGTGGATCCCGAGACCGACGAGATCGTCGACACCATCGGACAGCCTGGCAATCACTCGGTGATGCAACATCAGCACAACCCCCAGCATCTCGAGGAGCACGGCACCGTCGTCATCGCCGACAGCGGGAACAACCGGGCGGTCGAGATCGACGCCGACACCGAGGAGATCGTCTGGGAGTACACCGGACCGGAGGGTGACCCGCTCCAGTGGCCCCGGGATGCCGATCGGCTCCCCAACGGCAACACGATCATCACCGACTCGCGGAACAACCGAGTACTCGAGATCAGTCCCGCCGGCGAGGTCGTCTGGCGGTTCGAGGACCCCGACGGCGAGGTAATCCCGCTCCCGTACGTCGCCGACCGGCTGCCGGTCGGTGAGACGGCCGGCGGACCGCCGGGCTACGACCTCGACGAGACGACCGCCGCGGATCACGGCGTGACGGAGCAGGTCCGGGAGGCGGAGACGCTCGCCCGCTGGGTGCTCCCCACCTGGATGCACCTGCCGCAGATCCTGAACTTGCTCGGGATCGTCCTCGGGGCCGCCTGGCTCCTCGGTGAGGGGGCACTGTACGGCTGGCGGCGGTATCGGACCAGGTGA
- the dnaK gene encoding molecular chaperone DnaK has product MASNKILGVDLGTTNSAFAVMEGGEPEIIVNGEGDRTTPSVVAFTDDGERLVGKPAKNQAIQNPDRTIQSIKRHMGEEDYTVEIEGEEYTPEQISAMILQKIKRDAEEYLGDEVEKAVITVPAYFNDRQRQATKNAGEIAGFEVERIVNEPTAASMAYGLDDESDQTVLVYDLGGGTFDVSILELGGGVYEVVATNGDNDLGGDDWDEAIIDYVADEFENDHGIDLREDRQALQRLTEAAEEAKVELSSRKETTINLPFITATDSGPVHLEESLTRAKFESLTTDLIERTVGPTEQALADAGYDKDDIDEVLLVGGSTRMPMVQEKVEELTGQEPKKNVNPDEVVALGAAIQGGVLGGEVDDIVLLDVTPLSLGIEVKGGLFERLIEKNTTIPTEESKVFTTAADNQTSVNVRVFQGEREIAEENELLGAFQLTGIPPAPAGTPQIEVTFSIDENGIVNVSAEDKGSGNAESITIEGGAGLSDEEIERMQEEAEQHAEEDEKRRQRIEARNEAESAVQRAETLLEENEEAVDDDLRASIEDAIADVEETLEDDDATTEEIEEATEALSTELQEIGKQMYQQQAQAGAGEAGAGPGGMGGAAGAGPGGMGGAAGGGPGGMGGAAGADAGDAAEGDEFVDADFEDVDEETDLEDGDEGDSTDEE; this is encoded by the coding sequence ATGGCGAGCAACAAGATTCTCGGTGTCGATCTCGGTACCACGAACAGCGCGTTCGCGGTGATGGAGGGCGGCGAGCCCGAGATCATCGTCAACGGCGAGGGGGACCGCACCACCCCCTCCGTGGTCGCGTTCACCGACGACGGCGAGCGCCTCGTCGGCAAGCCGGCGAAAAACCAGGCCATCCAGAACCCCGACCGGACGATCCAGTCGATCAAGCGCCACATGGGCGAGGAGGACTACACCGTCGAGATTGAGGGCGAGGAGTACACGCCCGAACAGATTTCCGCGATGATCCTCCAGAAGATCAAACGCGACGCCGAAGAGTATCTCGGCGACGAGGTCGAGAAGGCAGTCATCACGGTACCCGCCTACTTCAACGACCGCCAGCGGCAGGCGACGAAGAACGCCGGCGAGATCGCCGGCTTCGAGGTCGAGCGCATCGTCAACGAGCCGACGGCCGCCTCGATGGCGTACGGCCTCGACGACGAGTCCGACCAGACCGTGCTCGTGTACGACCTCGGCGGGGGCACCTTCGACGTCTCGATTCTCGAACTCGGCGGCGGCGTCTACGAGGTCGTCGCGACCAACGGGGACAACGACCTCGGCGGCGACGACTGGGACGAGGCGATCATCGACTACGTCGCAGACGAGTTCGAAAACGATCACGGGATCGACCTCCGGGAGGACAGACAGGCGCTCCAGCGGCTCACCGAGGCCGCCGAGGAGGCGAAGGTCGAACTGTCGAGCCGGAAGGAGACGACGATCAACCTGCCGTTCATCACGGCGACCGACTCGGGGCCGGTCCACCTGGAGGAGAGCCTCACCCGCGCGAAGTTCGAGTCGCTCACGACGGACCTGATCGAGCGGACAGTCGGCCCGACCGAACAGGCGCTTGCCGACGCCGGCTACGACAAAGACGACATCGACGAAGTGCTGCTCGTCGGCGGCTCGACCCGGATGCCGATGGTCCAGGAGAAAGTCGAGGAACTGACCGGTCAGGAGCCGAAGAAGAACGTCAACCCGGACGAGGTAGTCGCGCTCGGGGCGGCGATCCAGGGTGGCGTACTGGGCGGCGAGGTGGACGACATCGTCCTGCTCGACGTCACGCCACTCTCGCTGGGAATTGAGGTCAAGGGCGGCCTGTTCGAACGGCTCATCGAGAAGAACACGACGATCCCGACCGAGGAGTCGAAAGTCTTCACAACCGCCGCCGACAACCAGACCTCGGTCAACGTGCGCGTCTTCCAGGGCGAACGCGAAATCGCCGAGGAGAACGAGCTCCTGGGCGCGTTCCAGCTCACTGGGATCCCGCCGGCGCCGGCCGGCACCCCGCAGATCGAGGTGACCTTCAGCATCGACGAGAACGGCATCGTCAACGTCTCCGCCGAGGACAAGGGGTCGGGCAACGCCGAGTCGATCACGATCGAGGGCGGCGCCGGCCTCTCCGACGAAGAGATCGAGCGGATGCAAGAAGAGGCCGAACAGCACGCCGAGGAAGACGAGAAGCGCCGCCAGCGCATCGAGGCGCGCAACGAGGCGGAAAGTGCGGTCCAGCGTGCCGAGACGCTATTGGAGGAAAACGAGGAGGCCGTCGACGACGACCTGCGCGCGTCGATCGAGGACGCCATCGCCGACGTCGAGGAAACCCTCGAGGACGACGACGCGACGACCGAGGAGATCGAAGAAGCCACCGAAGCGCTGTCGACCGAACTCCAGGAGATCGGCAAGCAGATGTATCAGCAACAGGCCCAGGCCGGCGCCGGCGAGGCGGGCGCCGGTCCGGGCGGGATGGGCGGCGCCGCGGGAGCCGGGCCCGGCGGCATGGGTGGCGCTGCCGGCGGAGGTCCCGGCGGCATGGGCGGTGCCGCGGGAGCAGACGCCGGCGACGCCGCCGAGGGTGACGAGTTCGTCGACGCCGACTTCGAGGACGTAGACGAGGAAACCGACCTCGAGGACGGCGACGAAGGCGACAGCACCGACGAGGAGTGA
- a CDS encoding PAS domain-containing hybrid sensor histidine kinase/response regulator → MEHHMNTANEIDSRDRVLPLLSESGDRRLVTEWIEEHPSYEPVDLTGRLEDTAFDVCILDMAAFQEHLPALRAKKSAAAPVMLPYLLLLEESAPEVIDIDGGELADNVVTESIDEIVIMPIQQAELHWRLAALLRLREQSLALRRRKRNLKRQVDLFEKAQEIAHVGAWEYDLRTNEHSWTEEVYKIYDLPEERTLTAEESIEYYHPDDRDTIREAFWGAVEEGESYDVEVRLITAEGDQRWARTRGEPQHEDGEVVRVRGTIQDITDRKQREQRLQRQSRAIAEAPVGITISDPDQEDNPLIYANDAFAELTGYPREEILGENCRFLQGEDTDSARVAQIREAIDNEEPITIEIRNYRKDGTEFWNRLEIAPVSNDEGEVINFVGFQQDVTERRLRDQHLETISRVLRHNLRNDMNVIQGFAERIHAETSGEIAQSAVDIVEMSYGLLELADKERAITEVLLEDAVAKELSLKSVLQHVVSRVESDYPEATISVECREDVTVRAAARFEEALIELLENGIIHTDSDSPEVAITVIRSDGTTHIDIADTGPQIPEMEQNILEENVRQTSVYHGGGLGLWLVKLITTRSGGTITVHENIPTGNIVRITFHQ, encoded by the coding sequence ATGGAACACCACATGAACACTGCAAATGAGATTGACTCTCGTGACCGGGTTCTCCCGCTGTTGTCCGAGTCGGGGGACCGACGATTGGTCACCGAGTGGATCGAGGAGCACCCCTCCTACGAGCCTGTAGACCTGACAGGGCGTCTTGAAGACACTGCTTTCGACGTGTGCATCCTTGACATGGCGGCGTTTCAGGAACATCTCCCTGCGTTGCGCGCGAAGAAATCAGCTGCAGCCCCAGTGATGCTCCCGTATCTCCTGTTGCTCGAAGAGTCAGCTCCCGAGGTTATCGACATTGATGGCGGTGAGCTTGCGGATAACGTGGTGACGGAATCGATTGACGAAATCGTCATCATGCCGATCCAGCAGGCCGAGCTACACTGGCGGCTGGCGGCGTTGCTCCGGCTCCGTGAGCAGTCACTCGCGTTACGCCGGCGCAAGCGCAACCTCAAACGACAGGTCGATCTCTTCGAGAAGGCGCAGGAGATCGCACACGTGGGGGCCTGGGAGTACGACCTCCGGACAAACGAGCACTCCTGGACGGAGGAAGTGTACAAAATATATGACCTCCCGGAGGAGCGTACGCTGACCGCCGAAGAGAGTATCGAGTACTACCACCCGGATGACCGGGACACGATCCGAGAGGCGTTCTGGGGAGCCGTCGAAGAGGGCGAATCATACGATGTGGAGGTCCGGCTGATCACCGCCGAAGGCGACCAGCGGTGGGCGCGCACGCGCGGCGAGCCACAGCACGAGGACGGCGAGGTCGTCCGCGTCCGCGGGACGATCCAGGACATCACAGACCGCAAACAGCGGGAACAGCGCCTCCAGCGGCAATCACGAGCGATTGCGGAAGCCCCGGTCGGAATTACTATCTCCGATCCGGACCAGGAGGACAACCCGCTGATCTACGCGAACGACGCGTTCGCGGAGCTCACGGGCTATCCGCGTGAGGAAATCCTCGGGGAGAACTGTCGGTTCCTCCAGGGAGAAGATACGGATTCCGCGCGGGTGGCACAGATTAGAGAGGCGATTGACAACGAGGAGCCGATTACCATCGAAATTCGCAACTACCGGAAGGATGGCACGGAGTTCTGGAATCGCCTCGAAATCGCTCCCGTCAGCAATGACGAGGGGGAGGTAATCAACTTCGTCGGGTTCCAGCAGGACGTAACAGAACGGAGGCTACGCGACCAGCATTTAGAGACTATCAGCCGGGTGTTGCGTCACAATCTCCGAAACGACATGAACGTGATTCAGGGGTTTGCTGAACGGATCCACGCCGAAACTTCGGGAGAGATTGCACAGTCAGCTGTGGATATTGTCGAGATGAGTTACGGACTGCTGGAGTTAGCCGACAAAGAACGGGCGATAACGGAAGTACTGCTGGAAGACGCAGTCGCAAAAGAACTCTCCCTCAAATCCGTTCTCCAGCATGTCGTTTCGAGGGTCGAGTCCGACTATCCCGAAGCGACAATTTCGGTCGAGTGCCGCGAAGACGTGACTGTACGTGCGGCGGCACGGTTCGAGGAAGCACTCATCGAACTCCTAGAGAACGGGATCATTCATACTGACTCCGACTCTCCTGAGGTTGCGATCACTGTCATCCGTAGTGACGGAACCACGCATATCGACATCGCCGATACCGGACCGCAGATCCCCGAGATGGAGCAGAACATATTAGAAGAGAACGTGCGGCAAACATCGGTGTATCACGGGGGCGGTCTTGGACTGTGGCTCGTCAAATTGATCACGACCCGTTCGGGTGGGACCATCACGGTCCACGAGAATATCCCGACCGGAAATATCGTCAGGATCACGTTCCATCAGTGA